The following proteins come from a genomic window of Micromonospora zamorensis:
- a CDS encoding DUF5753 domain-containing protein has product MNRVVQAAMVERGHTADSLAAEIGVDPKTAAKWASTGRVPQTRHRARVAEVLGRNVEELWPDVLKRRTPAWFRPWAEIEREAVSLRWFEFAWIPGLFQTKAYALATLVGEALTPAEADDLAEARLSRQAILRRERPLRIVAVLDEGILRRTLDGDRAMMREQCERLAEQAALPNVSLFVVPTDVGMYPGLGGPFTVAEMPDGGRVAHVDSQAQAQLIDKTADLASLDRRWERIRDGALSRAQSLNFIREAAASWT; this is encoded by the coding sequence GCTGAGATTGGTGTCGATCCGAAGACGGCCGCGAAGTGGGCGAGCACGGGACGAGTTCCCCAGACGCGTCATCGCGCCCGGGTTGCCGAGGTGCTCGGTAGGAACGTTGAAGAGCTGTGGCCGGACGTGTTGAAGCGCCGGACGCCGGCCTGGTTCCGGCCCTGGGCCGAGATCGAGCGTGAGGCGGTGTCGCTGCGGTGGTTCGAGTTCGCGTGGATACCGGGTCTCTTTCAGACCAAGGCGTACGCGCTGGCGACGCTTGTCGGCGAGGCGTTGACGCCGGCCGAGGCCGATGATCTCGCCGAGGCTCGGCTGAGCCGGCAGGCCATCCTGCGGCGGGAACGCCCACTGCGAATCGTCGCGGTCCTCGACGAGGGAATTCTCCGGCGCACCCTCGACGGTGACCGGGCCATGATGCGCGAGCAGTGCGAGCGGCTGGCCGAACAGGCAGCCCTGCCGAACGTGTCGCTGTTCGTCGTGCCCACCGACGTCGGCATGTACCCGGGCCTCGGTGGGCCGTTCACGGTGGCGGAGATGCCGGACGGAGGGCGGGTCGCGCACGTCGACAGCCAGGCGCAGGCGCAGCTCATCGACAAGACCGCCGATCTTGCTAGCCTGGATCGACGGTGGGAGCGCATTCGCGACGGAGCCCTGTCGCGTGCGCAGTCCCTCAATTTCATCAGAGAAGCGGCGGCATCATGGACCTGA
- a CDS encoding DUF397 domain-containing protein: MDLTGARWRKSTKSGNNGGNCVEVADNLAGVIGVRDSKDPAGPTLAFDPTAWARFLAMAKRG; the protein is encoded by the coding sequence ATGGACCTGACCGGCGCTCGGTGGCGCAAGAGCACCAAGAGTGGCAACAACGGCGGAAACTGTGTCGAGGTGGCCGACAACCTCGCGGGCGTCATCGGCGTACGTGACTCCAAAGACCCGGCCGGTCCGACGCTCGCCTTCGACCCGACGGCCTGGGCCCGATTCCTGGCTATGGCCAAGCGGGGCTGA
- a CDS encoding RNA polymerase sigma factor, with amino-acid sequence MSTPQPRPVRPPAPAGAVAAAAAQAVGDASVEAYPRIVATLIRVTGDWALAEDCAQEALAVALERWPADGVPGNPGGWLMTVARNRALDVLRRATVERRKLHDLALLTPPEGQPDPEVPEDVVDDRLRLIFTCCHPALAIDARVALTLRTVCGVPTGDIARLLLVNESTMTRRLTRARTRIAQAGIPYRVPSGPALTERLPGVLAVLYLLFTRGYVVDGEPAFADEAVRLARLLDRLMPKQSEVAALLALFLFQHSRRDARRDAAGNLLTLERQDRARWDRAAIAEGLDALSRVRHDGPYAWQARIAACHATAPSADATDWPAIARAYDALIGIRPSPVIALNRAVAHGYAYGPYAGLGLLDAAQAGGGLDGNPLAVAVRADLVARQGDRLRAAALFREAAAMVGSDAERRALLDRANELAG; translated from the coding sequence TTGTCCACACCGCAGCCCCGGCCGGTACGCCCGCCCGCACCGGCCGGCGCGGTGGCGGCTGCGGCGGCGCAGGCCGTCGGCGACGCCAGCGTCGAGGCGTACCCCCGGATCGTCGCGACCCTGATCCGGGTTACCGGGGACTGGGCGCTGGCCGAGGACTGCGCCCAGGAGGCGCTGGCCGTCGCACTGGAGCGCTGGCCCGCCGACGGTGTGCCGGGCAACCCGGGCGGCTGGCTCATGACGGTGGCTCGCAACCGGGCGCTCGACGTGCTGCGGCGGGCCACTGTGGAACGCCGCAAGCTGCACGACCTGGCGCTGCTCACGCCGCCTGAGGGGCAGCCCGACCCGGAGGTCCCGGAGGACGTGGTGGACGACCGACTGCGCCTGATCTTCACCTGCTGCCACCCTGCGCTGGCGATCGACGCCCGGGTGGCGCTGACGCTGCGAACCGTCTGCGGTGTGCCGACCGGCGACATCGCTCGACTCCTGCTGGTCAACGAGTCGACAATGACCCGACGGCTGACCCGGGCCAGGACCCGCATAGCGCAGGCCGGTATTCCATACCGGGTGCCCAGCGGGCCGGCGCTGACCGAGCGGCTGCCCGGCGTCCTCGCCGTGTTGTACCTGCTGTTCACCCGGGGCTACGTCGTCGACGGCGAGCCGGCCTTCGCCGACGAGGCGGTCCGGCTGGCCCGGCTGCTCGACCGGTTGATGCCGAAGCAGTCCGAGGTGGCCGCGCTGCTGGCACTGTTCCTGTTCCAGCACTCCCGCCGCGACGCCCGTCGGGACGCCGCAGGCAACCTGCTCACCCTGGAACGGCAGGACCGCGCGCGGTGGGACCGTGCGGCCATCGCCGAGGGCCTGGACGCCCTTTCTCGGGTACGCCACGACGGGCCGTACGCCTGGCAGGCCCGGATCGCCGCCTGCCACGCCACCGCACCGTCCGCCGACGCCACCGACTGGCCTGCGATCGCACGGGCCTACGACGCGCTGATCGGCATCCGGCCCTCACCGGTGATCGCGCTCAACCGCGCGGTCGCGCACGGCTACGCGTACGGGCCGTACGCCGGGTTGGGCCTGCTCGACGCGGCGCAGGCCGGGGGAGGGCTGGACGGCAACCCGCTCGCCGTGGCGGTGCGGGCCGATCTGGTCGCCCGGCAGGGTGACCGGCTGCGGGCCGCCGCGCTCTTCAGGGAGGCCGCGGCGATGGTCGGCTCGGACGCCGAACGCCGTGCGCTGCTCGACCGGGCCAACGAACTCGCCGGGTAG
- a CDS encoding YciI family protein, with translation MKYMMFVCSDTEPDNDPTELPDIHKWVAENDARGRRLTGNVLAPTTAATTVRVRGGELLVSEGPFAETMEVIVGFDLLDCADLDEAIEVARTHPMAHEGRLELRPFADLSA, from the coding sequence ATGAAGTACATGATGTTCGTTTGCAGCGACACCGAGCCGGACAACGACCCGACGGAACTCCCCGACATCCACAAGTGGGTGGCGGAGAACGACGCCCGTGGTCGCCGCCTCACCGGCAACGTGCTGGCTCCGACCACCGCGGCCACCACGGTCCGGGTACGCGGCGGTGAACTGCTCGTCTCCGAGGGGCCGTTCGCGGAGACCATGGAGGTGATCGTGGGCTTCGACCTGCTCGACTGCGCGGACCTGGACGAGGCGATCGAGGTGGCGCGGACGCACCCGATGGCCCACGAAGGGCGGCTGGAACTGCGCCCGTTCGCGGACCTGTCCGCCTGA
- a CDS encoding GTP-binding protein, with protein sequence MDYGHSDRPAGAPPLPTAIKILVAGGFGVGKTTMVGAVSETRPLRTEEVLTESGVGIDDLSGVEGKTTTTVAMDFGRITISDDLVLYLFGTPGQDRFWFVWDELALGAIGAVVLADTRRLADCFPSIDYFEGRGTPFVVAVNCFEGARSYRLDEVQTALNLDPGVPVLLCDARQRESSKEVLVTLMEHAMKTREARRRAAGGN encoded by the coding sequence ATGGACTACGGGCACTCTGACCGGCCGGCGGGAGCCCCCCCACTGCCCACCGCGATCAAGATCCTGGTGGCAGGTGGATTCGGCGTGGGTAAGACCACGATGGTCGGCGCGGTCAGCGAGACCCGACCGTTGCGCACCGAGGAGGTGCTGACGGAGTCGGGGGTCGGCATCGACGACCTGTCCGGGGTGGAAGGCAAGACCACCACCACGGTGGCCATGGACTTCGGCCGCATCACCATCAGCGACGACCTGGTGCTGTACCTGTTCGGCACACCCGGCCAGGACCGGTTCTGGTTCGTCTGGGACGAGTTGGCACTGGGGGCGATCGGCGCGGTGGTGCTGGCCGACACCCGTAGGCTCGCCGACTGCTTCCCGTCGATCGACTACTTCGAGGGCCGGGGCACGCCGTTCGTGGTCGCGGTGAACTGCTTCGAGGGCGCCCGGTCGTACCGGCTCGACGAGGTGCAGACCGCGCTGAACCTGGACCCGGGTGTGCCGGTGCTGCTCTGCGACGCCCGGCAGCGGGAGTCCAGCAAGGAGGTGCTCGTCACGCTGATGGAGCACGCCATGAAGACCCGCGAGGCCCGCCGCCGTGCCGCCGGAGGAAACTGA
- a CDS encoding DUF742 domain-containing protein, with translation MTVQGEAADHQWVDDHAGPVVRPYAMTRGRARPVTGTFDLISLVTATRAEVTPEVGIGPEHLAIIGLCQRIQSVAEIAAHLDLPVGTIRVLLGDLAARSLVQVREPQTTAGLPDNSIFEAVINGLRAL, from the coding sequence ATGACGGTGCAGGGTGAGGCAGCGGACCATCAGTGGGTGGACGACCATGCGGGTCCGGTCGTGCGCCCGTACGCCATGACGCGCGGTCGGGCCCGCCCCGTCACCGGCACGTTCGACCTGATCTCCCTGGTCACCGCGACCCGAGCCGAGGTCACGCCGGAGGTCGGTATCGGCCCGGAACATCTGGCGATCATCGGGCTGTGCCAGCGCATACAGTCCGTCGCCGAGATAGCCGCCCATCTCGACCTGCCGGTGGGCACCATTCGGGTGCTCCTCGGTGATCTGGCGGCCCGCAGCCTGGTCCAGGTCCGCGAGCCGCAGACCACGGCCGGTCTTCCCGACAACAGCATCTTCGAGGCGGTAATCAATGGACTACGGGCACTCTGA
- a CDS encoding roadblock/LC7 domain-containing protein, whose protein sequence is MAQKTASSADLTWLLDDLVGRVKQAEHAVALSSDGLLMAASRGLSRDDGEHLAAMAAGIQSLARGAGKRFGGGQVQQTIIEMQSSFLFVTAAGRNACLAVLASDEADVGLIAYEMAMLVTRVGKYVASPSRGPEQPASER, encoded by the coding sequence GTGGCCCAGAAGACGGCTTCGAGTGCCGACCTGACGTGGTTGCTGGATGACCTGGTGGGCCGGGTGAAACAGGCGGAGCACGCGGTCGCCCTCTCCAGCGACGGCCTGTTGATGGCCGCCTCCCGAGGGTTGAGCCGGGACGACGGCGAGCACCTCGCAGCGATGGCGGCGGGGATCCAGAGCCTGGCCCGGGGCGCCGGTAAGCGCTTCGGTGGCGGGCAGGTGCAGCAGACCATCATCGAGATGCAGTCGTCGTTCCTGTTCGTCACCGCGGCCGGCCGCAACGCCTGTCTGGCGGTGCTGGCCAGCGATGAGGCCGACGTCGGCCTCATCGCCTACGAGATGGCGATGCTCGTCACCCGCGTCGGCAAGTACGTCGCATCCCCGTCCCGGGGACCTGAGCAGCCGGCCAGCGAGAGGTAG
- a CDS encoding prenyltransferase/squalene oxidase repeat-containing protein has protein sequence MSTEALTRDPGGAKDSGSTRAVDELMAELSRHPSGRTSASPYETARLVSLAPWLPRHADRIQYLLAGQRPDGGWGGPEGYALVPTLSAVEGLLAASLNDEPVGWSPAAVHDAIDRALRLLFDRLAGPSTCPVPDLPAADLIVPAMVDRIADHLADPPTWLAHWRGVGPPPMPAGMDRQRLDRVRLLVGSGRPIPPKLLHALEILGPAARQAAGVTATAAGPVGASPAATAAWLGDPDGTQSAALDYLTRALGEHGGAVPCATPITVFERSWVLSTLARAGVLPTAPAQLVTGLRDALGPDGAATGPGLPTDADTTAVTLYTLALLGHPTDPTCLRRFDTGEHFGTWQGEDGASVTTNAHVLEAFGRCLGGDDPAAAPVLRRLTGWLIDHQHADGRWTDRWHASPYYATYCVVLALREYGGPSADATLRRAVSWVLENQRADGSWGRWQGTAEETAYGLLVLLAVPPSSTTRDATVAAAHRLSTMQDEAIESPLWHDKDLYHPVLIVRAAVVAARAAAAVRVNGSAHMPASRWTASLE, from the coding sequence GTGAGCACCGAGGCACTGACCCGGGACCCCGGCGGGGCGAAGGATTCCGGGTCGACGCGCGCCGTCGACGAGCTGATGGCCGAGCTGAGCCGGCACCCGTCCGGTCGCACATCCGCGTCGCCGTACGAGACCGCCCGTCTGGTCTCCCTGGCACCCTGGCTGCCCCGACACGCCGACCGGATCCAGTACCTGCTCGCCGGGCAGCGCCCGGACGGAGGTTGGGGCGGGCCGGAAGGGTACGCCCTGGTACCCACCCTGAGCGCCGTGGAGGGGCTGCTCGCGGCCTCGCTGAACGACGAGCCGGTGGGCTGGTCCCCGGCGGCGGTGCACGACGCGATCGACAGGGCGCTACGCCTGCTGTTCGACCGGCTGGCCGGCCCCTCGACCTGTCCCGTGCCGGACCTGCCGGCCGCCGACCTGATCGTCCCGGCAATGGTCGACCGGATCGCCGACCACCTCGCCGATCCGCCGACGTGGTTGGCCCACTGGCGAGGCGTCGGCCCGCCGCCGATGCCCGCGGGCATGGATCGGCAGCGACTCGACCGGGTACGCCTGCTGGTCGGATCCGGTCGGCCGATTCCGCCGAAGCTGCTGCACGCGCTGGAGATCCTCGGGCCGGCCGCCCGGCAAGCGGCAGGTGTCACCGCCACCGCCGCCGGCCCGGTCGGAGCCTCTCCGGCCGCCACCGCCGCGTGGCTCGGTGACCCCGACGGTACTCAATCCGCCGCGCTGGACTACCTGACCCGGGCGCTCGGCGAGCACGGCGGAGCGGTTCCGTGTGCCACACCGATCACCGTGTTCGAACGGTCGTGGGTGCTGAGCACCCTGGCGCGGGCGGGTGTGCTCCCGACCGCGCCGGCGCAACTGGTTACCGGGCTGCGCGACGCCCTTGGGCCGGACGGCGCGGCCACCGGGCCGGGGCTGCCCACCGACGCCGACACGACGGCGGTGACGCTCTACACGCTGGCCCTCCTGGGTCACCCGACCGATCCGACGTGCCTGCGGCGGTTCGACACCGGGGAGCACTTCGGCACCTGGCAGGGCGAGGACGGCGCGTCGGTGACCACGAACGCGCACGTGTTGGAGGCGTTCGGGCGATGCCTCGGCGGCGACGACCCGGCCGCGGCACCGGTGCTGCGCCGGCTCACCGGCTGGCTGATCGACCACCAACACGCCGACGGTCGATGGACGGACCGTTGGCACGCCTCGCCCTACTACGCCACCTACTGCGTGGTGCTCGCACTGCGGGAGTACGGCGGTCCGTCGGCCGACGCGACGCTGCGGCGGGCCGTCTCGTGGGTGCTCGAGAATCAGCGGGCCGACGGTTCGTGGGGACGATGGCAGGGCACGGCGGAGGAGACCGCCTACGGCCTGCTGGTGTTGCTGGCAGTGCCGCCGTCATCCACGACTCGTGACGCAACGGTCGCCGCTGCTCACCGTCTGTCCACAATGCAAGACGAGGCCATTGAGAGTCCACTGTGGCATGACAAGGACCTCTACCATCCGGTACTGATCGTACGAGCGGCGGTGGTGGCTGCCCGGGCGGCGGCTGCGGTACGGGTGAACGGTTCCGCCCATATGCCAGCAAGCCGCTGGACTGCATCGCTTGAGTGA
- a CDS encoding terpene synthase family protein: MAQRQVVEDALQQAAEHGRVCALAAQGQRDLQRCLAAHPDLFAEGPFDGALTSSIALAIAFSAPWCEAAELRLTNRAVLWGFALDWQVDRLATSAVALDRLVRQQLLVADGAAATTDDPLGRLLADLLADLAAEPAFAELGGVWRAAARRTLHAMRQEWQWKTAMRDNLQARPTLTEYLNNADNLACTVVNVVHWIRTGGADTEAGLDRLVLASDAVQRALRLVNDLSTYERDLRWDDLNAIMLVEDRAVVEQELARLVTEATDLLGELRADSPREAAYLTRQLGYTTGFYRSTDFWGVS, translated from the coding sequence GTGGCACAACGACAAGTGGTCGAGGACGCACTGCAGCAGGCCGCCGAGCACGGGCGCGTCTGTGCCCTGGCCGCTCAGGGCCAACGTGACCTGCAACGGTGCCTGGCCGCCCATCCGGACCTCTTCGCCGAGGGGCCCTTCGATGGCGCGCTGACCAGCAGCATCGCGTTGGCCATCGCGTTCAGCGCGCCCTGGTGCGAGGCAGCCGAGCTGCGTCTGACCAACCGGGCGGTGCTCTGGGGGTTCGCGCTGGACTGGCAGGTGGACCGGCTGGCCACCTCTGCCGTCGCGCTTGACCGACTGGTTCGCCAGCAGCTTCTCGTCGCGGACGGCGCGGCTGCGACGACGGACGACCCCCTGGGTCGCCTCCTCGCCGATCTTCTCGCCGACCTGGCCGCCGAGCCGGCCTTCGCCGAACTGGGCGGCGTGTGGCGGGCGGCGGCCCGGCGGACCCTGCACGCGATGCGGCAGGAGTGGCAGTGGAAGACGGCGATGCGGGACAACCTCCAGGCGCGGCCCACCCTCACCGAGTACCTGAACAACGCGGACAACCTGGCCTGCACCGTCGTGAACGTCGTGCACTGGATTCGCACCGGCGGGGCCGACACGGAGGCGGGGCTCGACCGGCTGGTCCTCGCCAGTGACGCGGTGCAACGCGCTCTTCGACTGGTCAACGACCTGAGCACCTACGAGCGGGACCTCCGCTGGGACGACCTGAACGCGATCATGCTGGTGGAGGACCGGGCAGTGGTGGAGCAGGAGTTGGCGCGCCTGGTCACGGAGGCGACCGACCTGCTCGGCGAGTTGCGGGCCGACTCCCCGAGGGAGGCGGCATACCTGACCCGACAGCTCGGCTACACCACAGGCTTCTACCGGAGCACCGACTTCTGGGGTGTGTCGTGA
- a CDS encoding cytochrome P450, whose amino-acid sequence MAESTAPAYRQPHVATLRRTFPKLLRDPLGTLVGLADASPGQVVKLNLGTIRPYLVVEPAHVQHVLRDNAANYTRAGDGMLWKSVKKIAGDGILAEGPDWEASRRRLQPHFTAKRIDSVVDGLSRAISDAVDELNVPARNGEPVDAASEISRIICQAVIRVFFGDKIPVADGVRIVAEQNTVATALRFRLLIPFLPDAVPMPGDRALRRAVRNIDSIILPLVRAERSRDDGGDDFVASLARGRDAHGHKVDDQRVRDDLVSIFVTATETTYTALTWIFPLLEQLPDVAARLYAEIDRVVGPGDVISREQLGELRYTRMVLDELVRAYPSGWLVPRTAIADDLIGGTRVRAGDTIILSPYVTHRLARFWDRPTVFDPERFAPDAPRRAHRYAYYPFGGGAHQCIGQYFFQVEAPLIMATLLSRFRFRLCTPGLPSPRLAATLRPGERVPLLLTPHRQPALA is encoded by the coding sequence ATGGCTGAGTCGACCGCCCCCGCGTACCGCCAGCCGCACGTCGCCACCCTGCGACGCACCTTTCCCAAGCTGCTCCGGGACCCACTGGGCACGTTGGTCGGGCTTGCCGACGCGTCGCCCGGGCAGGTCGTCAAACTCAACCTGGGCACTATCCGGCCGTACCTGGTCGTCGAGCCCGCACACGTCCAGCACGTGCTGCGCGACAACGCCGCCAACTACACGCGGGCCGGCGACGGCATGTTGTGGAAGTCGGTCAAGAAGATCGCCGGTGACGGCATCCTCGCCGAAGGCCCGGACTGGGAGGCGAGTCGCCGACGGCTCCAGCCGCACTTCACCGCGAAGCGGATCGACTCGGTGGTGGACGGTCTGAGCCGGGCGATCAGCGATGCGGTCGACGAGTTGAACGTCCCGGCGCGAAACGGCGAACCGGTCGACGCGGCCAGCGAGATCTCGAGGATCATCTGCCAGGCCGTCATCCGGGTCTTCTTCGGCGACAAGATCCCCGTCGCCGACGGTGTGCGGATCGTCGCGGAACAGAACACCGTGGCGACCGCACTGCGCTTCCGGCTGCTCATCCCGTTCCTGCCGGACGCCGTGCCGATGCCCGGCGACCGCGCACTGCGTCGGGCGGTCCGGAACATCGACAGCATTATCCTGCCGTTGGTCCGTGCCGAGCGATCCCGCGACGACGGAGGCGACGACTTCGTCGCGTCGCTGGCCCGGGGCCGTGACGCGCACGGCCACAAGGTCGACGACCAGCGGGTACGCGACGACCTGGTGTCGATCTTCGTGACCGCCACCGAGACCACCTACACGGCGCTCACCTGGATCTTCCCGCTGCTGGAGCAACTGCCCGACGTCGCCGCGCGGCTCTACGCGGAGATTGATCGTGTGGTCGGCCCCGGGGACGTGATCAGCCGCGAACAGCTTGGCGAGCTGCGCTACACCCGGATGGTGCTGGACGAACTCGTCCGCGCCTACCCATCCGGCTGGCTGGTGCCGCGGACCGCGATCGCCGACGACCTCATCGGCGGCACCCGGGTCAGGGCCGGTGACACGATCATCCTGAGTCCGTACGTGACCCATCGGCTGGCACGCTTCTGGGATCGGCCGACGGTCTTCGACCCGGAGCGCTTCGCCCCCGACGCCCCCCGGCGCGCCCACCGGTACGCCTACTATCCGTTCGGGGGCGGCGCCCACCAGTGCATCGGCCAGTACTTCTTCCAGGTCGAGGCGCCACTGATCATGGCGACGCTGCTCAGCCGCTTCCGGTTCCGGCTCTGCACGCCCGGACTGCCATCGCCGCGGCTCGCCGCGACGCTCCGACCAGGGGAACGGGTGCCGCTGCTGCTCACCCCCCATCGGCAACCGGCCCTGGCCTAG
- a CDS encoding DUF2630 family protein, which produces MDDKTILNRISELVDEEHKLRADAQAHEAGTEGEASERLRALEESLDQCWDLLRRRRAARETHGDPDAQGERPKPEVERYLQ; this is translated from the coding sequence ATGGACGACAAGACCATCCTGAACCGGATCTCCGAACTGGTCGACGAGGAACACAAGCTGCGCGCGGACGCCCAGGCCCACGAGGCGGGCACCGAGGGCGAGGCCAGCGAGCGACTGCGCGCCCTAGAGGAATCCCTCGACCAGTGCTGGGACCTGCTGCGCCGTCGGCGGGCCGCCCGGGAGACCCACGGCGACCCGGACGCACAGGGCGAACGCCCCAAGCCCGAGGTGGAGCGCTACCTGCAATGA
- a CDS encoding serine protein kinase RIO: MRDYDLPALERRSRGKSRFDDDESQFLKRGRPTEPPADPDTEPDPDTGERWSSWDDAVHGPEPHPEWLVTELAARDTELGVLKTGKEADVHLVRRAVPDTDRSCLLAVKRYRDPEHRLFHRDAGYLEGRRVRRSRENRAMAGRTAFGRQMIAGQWAAAEFDALARLWEIGAGHDRIAVPYPVQLRGTELMLEFVGDAESGEAAPRLAQLRPGPTELRDLWAQMVEALRVLARAGYAHGDLSPYNLLVHQGRLVVIDLPQVVDVVANPQGPEFLARDVRVVGTWFAARGLPAEQVDPGTLTGELLREAGIR; the protein is encoded by the coding sequence GTGCGCGATTACGACCTTCCGGCGCTTGAGCGCCGGAGCCGCGGCAAGAGCCGCTTTGACGACGACGAATCACAGTTTCTGAAGCGCGGGCGGCCCACCGAGCCGCCCGCGGACCCCGACACCGAGCCTGACCCGGACACCGGCGAGCGCTGGTCGTCCTGGGACGACGCCGTGCACGGGCCCGAGCCGCACCCGGAATGGCTGGTCACCGAGCTGGCCGCCCGGGACACCGAGCTGGGCGTGCTCAAGACCGGCAAGGAGGCGGACGTCCACCTGGTGCGCCGCGCGGTGCCCGACACCGACCGGTCCTGCCTGCTGGCGGTCAAACGCTACCGCGACCCCGAGCACCGGCTGTTCCACCGGGACGCCGGCTATCTGGAGGGCCGTCGTGTGCGCCGGTCCCGGGAGAACCGGGCGATGGCCGGCCGGACGGCGTTCGGCCGACAGATGATCGCCGGGCAGTGGGCCGCGGCCGAGTTCGACGCCCTGGCCCGGCTCTGGGAGATCGGTGCCGGGCACGACCGGATCGCCGTGCCGTACCCGGTGCAGCTGCGGGGCACCGAGCTGATGTTGGAGTTCGTCGGCGACGCCGAGTCGGGGGAGGCGGCGCCCCGGCTGGCCCAGCTGCGACCCGGCCCGACCGAGCTGCGCGACCTGTGGGCCCAGATGGTGGAGGCGCTGCGGGTGCTGGCCCGGGCCGGTTACGCGCACGGCGACCTGTCGCCGTACAACCTGCTCGTGCACCAGGGGCGGCTGGTCGTTATCGACCTGCCGCAGGTGGTCGACGTGGTGGCGAACCCGCAGGGGCCGGAGTTCCTGGCCCGCGATGTGCGGGTGGTCGGCACCTGGTTCGCGGCCCGGGGTCTGCCCGCCGAGCAGGTCGACCCGGGCACGTTGACCGGGGAGTTGCTGCGTGAGGCGGGCATCCGCTGA
- a CDS encoding HAD family hydrolase, with protein sequence MPLLLLDLDNTLLDRAGPFRRWGERFLDGIGAPHTDIDWLLSIDADGLTDRWDLADAIRDRYELRIPSIDLVEELHDGVVAQTRLDPLTACALRIADDAGWVPVVVCNGTVRVEDAKIRRTGLDQYVADWVISEEAGVSKPNPRIFALAAQRVRMPLRGAWVVGDSPEADIGGAAAVGLPSVWLHRGRTWTDGRFAPSHTVDGLIAAVATVLAR encoded by the coding sequence GTGCCACTGCTCCTGCTGGACCTGGACAACACCCTGCTGGATCGGGCCGGGCCGTTCCGCCGCTGGGGTGAGCGCTTCCTGGACGGCATCGGCGCGCCCCACACCGACATCGACTGGCTGCTCTCGATCGACGCCGACGGTCTGACCGACCGCTGGGATCTCGCCGACGCCATCCGGGACCGCTACGAGCTGCGCATCCCCTCGATCGACCTGGTGGAGGAGCTGCACGACGGGGTGGTGGCGCAGACCCGGCTCGACCCGCTGACCGCCTGCGCGCTGCGGATCGCCGACGACGCCGGTTGGGTGCCGGTGGTGGTCTGCAACGGCACGGTACGCGTCGAGGACGCCAAGATTCGCCGGACCGGCCTGGACCAGTACGTCGCGGACTGGGTGATCTCCGAGGAAGCCGGCGTCAGCAAGCCCAACCCGCGGATCTTCGCGCTCGCCGCCCAGCGGGTCCGGATGCCGCTGCGGGGCGCCTGGGTGGTCGGCGACAGCCCGGAGGCGGACATCGGCGGTGCCGCCGCCGTCGGGCTGCCCAGCGTCTGGCTGCACCGGGGGCGCACCTGGACCGACGGCCGGTTCGCGCCGAGCCACACGGTGGACGGGTTGATCGCCGCGGTCGCCACAGTCCTGGCCCGCTGA